The proteins below come from a single Zhouia spongiae genomic window:
- a CDS encoding helix-turn-helix domain-containing protein, with translation MPNLIKDYSLGKRLKELRESQGIMQREVGAVIGVDGAFISKIESSEKRISRDHLKKLSLFFQIDEKELQILWLADKVINVLKDEPYKEQVIRLINNIN, from the coding sequence ATGCCAAATCTTATTAAGGACTATTCTTTAGGTAAAAGGCTAAAAGAATTAAGAGAGTCTCAAGGTATTATGCAACGCGAGGTTGGTGCAGTTATAGGTGTTGATGGTGCATTTATTAGTAAAATAGAAAGTAGTGAAAAGCGTATAAGTAGGGACCATTTAAAGAAACTGAGTTTGTTTTTTCAAATAGATGAAAAAGAGTTACAAATATTATGGTTAGCAGATAAAGTAATTAACGTTTTAAAAGATGAACCATATAAAGAACAAGTAATACGCCTAATTAATAATATAAATTAA
- a CDS encoding type I restriction-modification system subunit M yields MSEDHKKQLEQQLWNIANTLRGKMNADEFRDYILGFIFYKYLAEKMEIYANTILEPDGIHFTDIDENTQEGQEYIEAIREEALEKLGYFLKPSELFSSIAERGNYNADENALDQAADTTETYNTKHNFIIEDLQKILNNVQNSTMGTESEEDFDNLFEDMDLNSTKLGKTPEARNEVIAKVLAHLDKIDFKLEHTELDVLGDAYEYLIGKFASGAGKKAGEFYTPQEVSMVLAKLVTTGKHKLKSVYDPTCGSGSLLLRVAKEVEEVNNFYGQELNRTTYNLARMNMILHGVHYRKFDIKQEDTLEHPQHLEQRFEAIVANPPFSAKWSANQLFMSDDRFSQYGKLAPSSKADWAFIQHMVHHLAENGQMAVVLPHGALFRGGAEGQIREYLIKEKNYLDAVIGLPANIFYGTNIPTCILVFKKCRENPNDVLFIDSSNHYLKAKNTNYLGSSDIEKIISTYRNPVTIDKYSYVASLGEIKDNDYNLNIPRYVDTFEKEAVIDIDLVSNELKSLDLELAKVDVKISKDCKELNISTPF; encoded by the coding sequence ATGTCAGAAGACCATAAAAAACAATTAGAACAACAACTTTGGAATATAGCCAACACCCTTAGAGGAAAGATGAATGCCGATGAATTTAGAGACTATATATTAGGCTTTATTTTCTACAAGTACTTGGCTGAAAAAATGGAAATCTATGCCAATACCATTTTAGAACCAGATGGCATCCACTTTACCGATATTGACGAAAATACCCAAGAAGGGCAAGAATATATAGAAGCTATTCGAGAGGAAGCTTTAGAAAAATTAGGCTACTTTTTAAAGCCATCAGAGTTATTTTCCTCAATCGCAGAAAGAGGAAATTACAATGCAGATGAAAACGCTTTAGACCAAGCAGCGGACACTACTGAAACATACAATACCAAGCACAATTTCATTATTGAAGATTTACAAAAAATCCTAAATAATGTACAGAACAGTACAATGGGGACAGAGAGTGAAGAAGATTTCGATAATCTCTTTGAGGATATGGATCTAAACTCTACCAAATTAGGTAAAACCCCAGAAGCAAGAAACGAAGTTATTGCCAAAGTATTAGCACACTTAGATAAAATCGACTTTAAGTTAGAGCATACCGAATTAGATGTATTGGGTGATGCCTATGAATATTTGATTGGTAAGTTTGCAAGTGGTGCAGGTAAAAAGGCTGGTGAGTTTTATACACCACAAGAAGTAAGTATGGTATTGGCTAAGTTGGTAACAACCGGCAAACACAAGCTAAAATCAGTATATGACCCAACATGTGGTAGTGGGTCCCTCTTGTTACGAGTAGCTAAAGAAGTTGAGGAAGTAAACAACTTCTATGGTCAAGAATTAAACCGTACCACATACAACTTAGCGCGGATGAATATGATATTGCACGGTGTGCATTATCGAAAGTTTGATATTAAACAAGAAGATACTTTAGAGCATCCGCAACACTTAGAACAACGTTTTGAAGCTATTGTAGCTAATCCACCATTTTCTGCAAAGTGGAGTGCTAACCAACTCTTTATGAGTGACGATAGGTTTAGTCAATATGGGAAGTTAGCACCAAGTAGTAAAGCTGATTGGGCATTTATACAGCATATGGTGCATCATTTAGCGGAGAATGGACAAATGGCAGTCGTATTACCGCACGGTGCATTATTTAGAGGGGGTGCAGAAGGTCAAATTAGAGAATATCTAATAAAAGAAAAAAACTATTTAGATGCTGTAATTGGCTTACCAGCCAATATTTTTTACGGGACAAATATTCCAACCTGTATTTTGGTATTTAAAAAATGTAGAGAAAACCCAAATGATGTTTTATTTATTGATTCGAGTAATCATTATTTGAAAGCCAAAAACACAAATTATTTAGGCAGTAGTGACATTGAGAAAATAATATCAACTTACAGGAACCCTGTCACTATTGATAAGTATAGTTATGTCGCCTCATTGGGTGAGATTAAGGATAATGATTATAACTTAAATATTCCAAGGTATGTAGATACTTTTGAGAAAGAAGCGGTAATAGATATTGACTTGGTTTCGAATGAATTAAAATCACTTGATTTAGAGTTAGCTAAAGTTGATGTGAAAATTTCAAAAGATTGTAAAGAATTAAACATCAGTACACCTTTTTAA
- a CDS encoding restriction endonuclease subunit S codes for MSKQKNVPALRFPGFKDFLVDVKIGEVIKRISKPVDVHLEESYNQIGVRSHGKGIFYKDSVTGKSLGNKRVFWLEEDLFIVNIVFAWEQAVAKTTLNEVGMIASHRFPMYRPLDGILDLDYLLFLFLTNKGKYLLETASPGGAGRNKTLGQKAFENLTIKIPQLSEQKKVSSFLLKIEKRIEILEQKEILLKQYKKAIAQRIFNKQISFKNSKDESFPDWNTVKLNEVLSMPVKIKPEKIDRDKIITVKLHLKGVRKSNNTKNLSLGATYYVRSKGQFIYGKQNLFNGSFGIVPPEFDNHLTSADIPSLDIDRSKINPNYLMQFLGRKSYYKKLEAIAIGTGSKRIHEKVLLNLKIDLPSLEEQNRIAFFLDQIDKRISFVTKQKMVSKKYKKSILQNMFL; via the coding sequence TTGTCAAAACAGAAGAATGTTCCTGCTTTAAGATTTCCTGGATTTAAAGATTTCTTAGTGGATGTAAAAATTGGAGAAGTTATTAAGAGAATCTCTAAACCTGTAGATGTACATTTGGAAGAGTCGTACAATCAAATAGGTGTTAGGTCTCATGGTAAAGGTATTTTTTATAAAGACTCAGTTACCGGTAAATCTTTAGGTAACAAAAGAGTTTTTTGGTTAGAGGAAGACTTATTTATTGTTAATATAGTTTTTGCTTGGGAACAAGCTGTAGCTAAAACGACACTAAATGAAGTTGGTATGATAGCCTCTCATAGGTTTCCGATGTATCGTCCTTTAGATGGGATTTTAGATTTAGATTACCTACTTTTTTTGTTTTTGACAAATAAAGGGAAATATTTGTTAGAAACAGCATCACCTGGCGGTGCTGGTAGAAATAAAACATTAGGTCAAAAGGCTTTTGAAAACCTAACTATAAAAATACCGCAACTTAGTGAACAAAAAAAAGTGTCTTCTTTTCTTTTAAAAATTGAAAAACGAATAGAGATTTTAGAACAAAAGGAAATTTTATTAAAACAATATAAGAAAGCCATTGCTCAAAGGATATTTAATAAACAAATTAGTTTCAAAAACTCTAAAGATGAAAGCTTTCCTGATTGGAATACAGTAAAATTAAATGAGGTGCTATCTATGCCTGTAAAAATCAAACCAGAGAAGATAGATAGAGATAAAATTATTACTGTTAAGTTACACCTAAAAGGTGTTAGAAAGAGTAATAATACTAAAAACTTGTCTTTGGGGGCTACATATTATGTTAGGAGCAAAGGACAATTTATTTATGGTAAGCAAAACTTATTTAACGGTTCATTCGGTATTGTTCCACCAGAATTTGATAATCATTTAACCTCTGCTGATATTCCTTCATTAGATATTGATAGAAGTAAAATTAACCCTAATTATTTAATGCAATTTTTAGGAAGGAAATCATATTATAAGAAACTTGAAGCTATAGCTATTGGGACAGGAAGTAAACGTATTCATGAAAAAGTGTTATTAAACTTAAAAATTGATTTACCTTCCTTAGAAGAGCAAAATAGAATAGCATTTTTTTTAGATCAAATTGATAAAAGAATTTCATTTGTTACAAAACAAAAAATGGTAAGCAAAAAATATAAAAAATCAATATTACAAAATATGTTTTTGTAG